Proteins from a genomic interval of Amycolatopsis sp. cg13:
- a CDS encoding TetR/AcrR family transcriptional regulator, translated as MTVLDPDTLSRYSGGVNGKPVTERADAAANRQRILAAAEDLFAAKGPDITMGDLATAAGVGRGTLYRRYDSVAAVAVALLDEHERRLQEAMLCGPPPLGPGAAPRERLVAFYDAMIDLLERHLPLALGAETGARRYRTGAYGFWRVFVAAQVREAGLRDEALPDVLLAPLAPDLYQNQRHERGMSVAAVKKALRRLACVLPSERVSRRG; from the coding sequence ATGACTGTACTCGATCCGGACACGCTGTCCAGATACAGTGGCGGGGTGAACGGCAAGCCAGTCACCGAGCGCGCGGACGCCGCGGCGAACCGGCAGCGGATCCTCGCCGCGGCCGAGGACCTGTTCGCCGCGAAAGGCCCGGACATCACGATGGGCGACCTGGCGACGGCGGCGGGGGTCGGCCGCGGCACGCTCTATCGCCGCTACGACAGCGTCGCCGCCGTGGCCGTCGCGCTGCTGGACGAGCACGAGCGCCGATTGCAGGAGGCGATGCTGTGCGGACCGCCGCCGCTCGGGCCGGGCGCTGCTCCACGGGAACGGCTGGTGGCGTTTTACGACGCGATGATCGATTTGCTCGAGCGGCATTTGCCGTTGGCGCTGGGCGCGGAGACCGGGGCGCGGCGGTATCGGACCGGGGCGTACGGGTTCTGGCGGGTTTTCGTGGCGGCGCAGGTGCGGGAGGCGGGGCTGCGGGACGAGGCGCTGCCGGACGTGCTGCTGGCTCCGCTGGCGCCCGATCTGTACCAGAACCAACGGCATGAGCGGGGAATGTCGGTCGCGGCGGTGAAGAAGGCGCTGCGTCGGCTGGCTTGTGTGTTGCCGTCGGAGCGAGTTTCGCGCCGAGGGTGA
- a CDS encoding HAD family hydrolase, producing the protein MNCCATKYAILDLDGTLLPGHTSRHYLRVLIDDGTCDRQAGLSCLEAIDQMAAEEKAPPGLMDEIYRLYALAMKGASVAQARFAAEKTWRASRGKLFSFVPELLSLLRASGYRIHLLSGNHDFPVQEAAIDLRLSGGHGAVVEVADGRFTGRLLSAPGAAGGKLAFVRCLAEAAGCAAENFLAIGNSASDAEMFPSVGKAVAFEPDAELRRLSAGKPWHVVDRRTILRVCERVVAGEEAA; encoded by the coding sequence ATGAACTGCTGCGCGACGAAATACGCCATTCTGGACCTGGACGGAACTCTTCTTCCCGGGCACACTTCGAGGCATTATCTGCGGGTCCTGATCGACGACGGCACCTGCGACCGGCAAGCGGGGCTGTCCTGCCTGGAGGCGATCGACCAGATGGCCGCCGAGGAGAAAGCGCCGCCCGGGCTGATGGACGAGATCTACCGGCTGTACGCGCTCGCGATGAAAGGCGCGTCGGTCGCGCAGGCCCGGTTCGCCGCGGAGAAAACCTGGCGGGCGAGCCGGGGGAAACTGTTTTCCTTTGTTCCGGAACTGCTTTCGCTGCTGCGGGCCAGCGGATACCGGATCCATCTGCTGTCGGGGAACCACGATTTCCCGGTGCAGGAGGCGGCGATCGACCTCCGGCTGTCCGGCGGGCACGGCGCCGTCGTGGAAGTGGCCGACGGCCGGTTCACCGGGCGGCTCCTGTCCGCGCCCGGCGCGGCCGGGGGCAAGCTCGCGTTCGTGCGCTGCCTCGCCGAAGCGGCCGGGTGCGCCGCGGAAAACTTCCTCGCGATCGGGAATTCCGCCTCGGACGCGGAGATGTTCCCGTCCGTGGGCAAGGCCGTGGCCTTCGAACCGGACGCGGAGCTTCGGCGGCTTTCGGCCGGAAAACCCTGGCACGTGGTCGACCGGCGCACGATCCTGCGGGTCTGCGAGCGAGTGGTCGCGGGCGAAGAGGCTGCGTGA
- a CDS encoding IclR family transcriptional regulator encodes MSDDNGRWAGTSVVPSRPIPRALSILSAIRDSGGIETLSEISRSTRLPKSTVHRLLAEMQGYGMVVRAGYHYRHGEAVCRLARPGSTQELQRLRRGILPSLIDIHWRTGYVVGLGVASGNVVDFVHLIYSSGYCSLAERIENDSQLAGSAAGRVLMAFDPGLAARFAVFAGYRGEDENGGGLPAWLSTELREIRRREVSFNPRVPGALIAAAVPVFNVTGTAVAALSVAAPRRVFNSREAHSSLQATRMTAQRILRETVAADWRSAKSGRPVE; translated from the coding sequence ATGAGCGACGACAACGGGCGTTGGGCCGGTACGAGCGTGGTGCCGAGCAGGCCGATTCCGCGCGCGCTTTCGATACTGAGCGCTATTCGCGATTCGGGCGGGATTGAAACGCTGAGCGAGATATCGCGGTCGACCCGGCTGCCGAAAAGCACGGTGCACCGGCTGCTGGCCGAGATGCAGGGATACGGAATGGTCGTGCGGGCCGGATACCATTACCGGCACGGGGAAGCGGTGTGCCGGCTCGCGAGACCCGGTTCCACGCAGGAACTGCAGCGTCTTCGCAGAGGCATTCTCCCGTCCCTGATCGACATTCACTGGCGGACCGGATACGTCGTCGGCCTCGGCGTGGCCAGCGGCAATGTCGTCGATTTCGTGCACCTGATCTACAGCAGCGGCTACTGTTCGCTGGCCGAGCGCATCGAAAACGATTCGCAGCTGGCGGGAAGCGCGGCCGGACGGGTGCTGATGGCGTTCGACCCGGGTCTCGCCGCGCGGTTCGCCGTGTTCGCGGGCTACCGCGGCGAGGACGAGAACGGCGGCGGTCTCCCGGCGTGGCTGAGCACGGAACTGCGCGAGATCCGGCGGCGCGAGGTGTCGTTCAACCCGCGAGTCCCCGGCGCGCTGATCGCCGCCGCGGTCCCCGTCTTCAACGTGACCGGGACGGCGGTGGCCGCGCTGAGCGTGGCGGCCCCGCGCCGGGTGTTCAATTCCCGGGAAGCGCATTCCTCGCTGCAGGCGACCCGGATGACGGCGCAGCGCATCCTCCGCGAAACCGTGGCGGCCGATTGGCGGAGCGCGAAATCCGGCCGTCCGGTGGAATAG
- a CDS encoding universal stress protein: MAVSRPVVVGVDGSTAALAAVRWAAVEAGRRGTGLVVFHAELCDDPDLLPHGKPPGDAELLMEPARRLLRQAAETARQAAPAVPVRMCVRLGTAAELLAALSDEAGLLVLGAHGLGGARGGAIGSVALRAAASARCPVVVIRGSAVVNGPVVVGLDDSDGGERALAFAFDAAVSRGAGLEAVHAWHDGRPGREAGLREQVAAWSRKHPVVPVRVHVVRVRSAARALSGISAGAQLIVAGARARGPVAGGLLGSTGYWLLAHAACPVAVAR, translated from the coding sequence ATGGCGGTGAGCCGGCCGGTGGTCGTCGGCGTGGACGGGTCCACGGCCGCGCTCGCGGCGGTCCGCTGGGCGGCGGTCGAGGCCGGGCGGCGCGGGACCGGGCTCGTGGTGTTCCACGCCGAGTTGTGCGACGACCCGGACCTCCTGCCGCACGGGAAACCGCCCGGCGACGCCGAACTCCTGATGGAGCCCGCGCGCCGGTTGCTGCGCCAGGCGGCGGAAACCGCCCGCCAGGCCGCGCCCGCGGTCCCGGTGCGGATGTGCGTCCGGCTCGGGACCGCGGCCGAACTGCTCGCCGCGCTGTCGGACGAGGCCGGGCTGCTCGTGCTGGGCGCGCACGGGCTCGGCGGGGCGCGCGGCGGCGCGATCGGGTCGGTGGCGCTGCGGGCGGCCGCGTCCGCGCGCTGTCCGGTCGTGGTGATCCGGGGCAGCGCGGTGGTGAACGGCCCGGTGGTGGTCGGCCTCGACGATTCCGACGGCGGCGAACGCGCACTCGCTTTCGCCTTCGACGCCGCCGTTTCGCGCGGCGCCGGGCTCGAGGCGGTGCACGCGTGGCACGACGGCCGCCCTGGCCGGGAAGCCGGATTGCGGGAGCAGGTGGCCGCGTGGTCTCGCAAGCATCCGGTCGTGCCGGTGCGCGTGCATGTGGTGCGGGTCCGTTCGGCGGCGCGGGCGCTGTCCGGGATTTCCGCCGGTGCGCAGCTGATCGTCGCCGGGGCCAGGGCGCGCGGCCCGGTGGCGGGCGGGCTGCTCGGTTCGACGGGGTATTGGCTGCTGGCGCACGCGGCGTGCCCGGTCGCGGTGGCCCGCTGA
- a CDS encoding Hsp20/alpha crystallin family protein produces the protein MTSLLPGSRMALPNIAAWLDRPWPFADHNPVRIEESTDGGTYTVRAELPGFDPEKHISVTTHDGMLTVEADREECKHLDGRSEFSYGRFSRTVHLPAGAVTAEVTARYTDGILEISMPLAGQPHENRIKIEVE, from the coding sequence ATGACGTCACTGTTGCCCGGTTCCCGGATGGCGCTGCCGAACATCGCCGCCTGGCTCGACCGGCCGTGGCCGTTCGCCGACCACAACCCGGTGCGCATCGAGGAGTCCACCGACGGCGGGACCTACACCGTCCGCGCCGAACTGCCGGGGTTCGACCCGGAGAAGCACATTTCCGTGACGACGCACGACGGCATGCTGACCGTCGAGGCGGACCGCGAGGAGTGCAAGCACCTCGACGGCCGCAGCGAATTCTCCTACGGCAGGTTCAGCCGCACGGTCCACCTGCCTGCGGGGGCGGTGACGGCCGAGGTGACCGCGCGCTACACCGACGGCATCCTCGAGATCTCCATGCCGCTGGCCGGGCAGCCGCACGAGAACCGGATCAAGATCGAGGTCGAGTAG